A region of Diadema setosum chromosome 15, eeDiaSeto1, whole genome shotgun sequence DNA encodes the following proteins:
- the LOC140239053 gene encoding anoctamin-7-like, translated as MSSSSASERNGVAVPMDTYGATSETTTLTNKDYLQNDTSDTILFTQQNTNDHPGTFFNDGKRKIDFVVVYEEEKLSEKQLQKKEKERSERRASNLPPTEEDAQEQQHKAWRKKFMEAIQRAGVQIEEDVVQTEKKFITYYKLHAPWDTLAFFAEELGLKAPLQATFNPPKNASDRLLKKMGIKRNCMRLDIPNQPPDYMTCSFKKSKLNKFINCDNRSQFFSNVDRSRVVNEILETTTYGKRKRAEVGISRLLEEEIFHAAYPLHDGPVKYPDKSVDVKKWNKRQILMKYWARWGNWYKYQPLDHIREYFGEKIGLYFAWLGLYTGWLIPASLVGILIFIYGLITLPFNPVAKQVCESGADFKMCPVCDQSIGCTYWNLSDTCFQSELAYLFDNPGTVFFAIFMSFWAVSFLESWKRKQASLAHHWDCWNFEEEEERPRPQFAAKAPAMEENPITGIMEPYFPEDMRKRRWLTGIAVLFGMVSLVLIFLMGVIMYRVLVSIPLSQNAFLRPNAQTIASMTGAVLNLILIMVLGQVYQKLAVILNDWEMHRTQTEYEDNLTFKVFIFQFMNFFSSIFYIAFFKGKFLGYPGNYNTFFGLRDEACGSGGCLVELAQQLFIIMVGKQMINNVQEVAIPKLKQMYIRWKVKGSFSGTEEESSRWEEDYELVPNEGLFEEYLEMIIQFGFITIFVAAFPLAPLFAILNNWLEIRLDAQKFVCELRRPVAERAQDIGVWFDILDITAQIAVISNAFLIAFTSEFLPKLLYQYQYNFSLDGYVNFTLAYAPKNASEAPCRYTDYRDDEGNTTIFYWQLLCVKLGFVILFEHFVFGVSRFIDFVVPDIPEALEVKIKREAYMGKQALQEFQQ; from the exons CAAAATGATACTTCGGACACCATATTGTTCACCCAGCAAAACACCAATGATCATCCAGGCACCTTCTTCAATGATGGCAAGAGAAAGATTG ATTTCGTGGTCGTCTACGAGGAAGAGAAACTGAGCGAGAAGCAGCTGcagaagaaggaaaaggagcGCAGCGAGCGGCGGGCCAGCAACCTGCCGCCGACCGAGGAGGATGCCCAGGAGCAGCAGCACAAGGCATGGCGCAAGAAGTTCATGGAGGCCATCCAGAGGGCCGGGGTGCAGATCGAGGAAGACGTGGTGCAGACGGAGAAGAAGTTCATCACCTACTACAAGCTGCATGCCCCCTGGGACACGCTGGCTTTCTTCGCTGAGGAGCTCGGTCTCAAGGCGCCCTTGCAG GCGACCTTCAACCCACCCAAGAATGCATCCGACCGGTTACTAAAGAAGATGGGTATCAAAAGAAACTGTATGAGGCTGGATATACCGAACCAACCACCAGACTACATGACGTGCAGCTTCAAAAAGTCCAAACTGAACAA GTTCATCAATTGTGACAACAGGAGCCAATTCTTCAGCAACGTGGACCGCTCCCGGGTGGTCAACGAGATTCTGGAGACCACCACGTACGGCAAGCGCAAGCGGGCGGAGGTCGGAATCAGCCGACTGCTCGAGGAGGAGATTTTCCATGCCGCCTATCCCCTCCATGAC GGACCAGTCAAGTACCCAGACAAAAGCGTGGATGTCAAGAAGTGGAACAAGCGCCAGATCTTGATGAAGTACTGGGCCCGTTGGGGCAACTGGTACAAGTACCAGCCGCTGGACCACATTCGGGAGTATTTCGGAGAGAAGATCGGGCTCTACTTTGCATGGCTTG GCTTATACACTGGATGGCTGATACCAGCATCTCTAGTGGGGATCCTCATCTTCATCTATGGCCTCATCACTCTGCCATTCAACCCTGTGGC GAAGCAGGTCTGTGAGAGTGGTGCTGACTTCAAGATGTGTCCAGTGTGTGACCAGTCCATCGGCTGCACCTACTGGAACCTCTCCGACACCTGTTTCCAATCTGAG CTTGCCTACCTGTTTGACAATCCAGGAACAGTTTTCTTTgccattttcatgtcattttggG CCGTATCTTTCCTTGAGAGTTGGAAGAGAAAGCAGGCAAGCCTGGCACATCACTGGGACTGTTGGAACTTTGAAGAGGAAGAA GAGCGGCCACGCCCGCAGTTTGCAGCCAAGGCTCCGGCCATGGAGGAGAACCCCATCACCGGTATCATGGAGCCCTACTTCCCGGAAGATATGCGCAAGAGGAGATGGCTGACCGGTATTGCCGTCCTCTTTGGAATG GTTTCCCTCGTCCTCATCTTCCTGATGGGAGTCATCATGTACCGAGTGCTGGTGAGCATCCCGCTGTCGCAGAACGCCTTCTTGAGGCCCAACGCCCAGACGATAGCCAGCATGACTGGGGCCGTACTCAACCTGATCCTCATCATGGTGCTGGGCCAGGTCTACCAGAAACTAGCTGTCATCCTCAATGACTGGG aAATGCACAGGACGCAGACTGAGTACGAGGACAACCTcaccttcaaagttttcatCTTCCAGTTCATGAACTTTTTCTCCTCCATCTTCTACATTGCCTTCTTCAAGGGAAA ATTTTTGGGTTACCCCGGCAACTATAACACCTTCTTTGGTCTGCGAGACGAGGCATGTGGGAGCGGAGGATGTCTGGTGGAGCTGGCTCAGCAGCTCTTCATCATCATGGTCGGCAAGCAGATGATCAACAACGTCCAGGAGGTCGCCATCCC GAAGCTGAAACAGATGTACATCCGGTGGAAGGTGAAAGGCTCATTCTCGGGGACAGAGGAGGAAAGCAGTCGCTGGGAGGAGGACTACGAGCTTGTCCCCAACGAAGGCCTGTTTGAGGAGTACTTGGAAATGA TCATTCAGTTTGGGTTCATCACAATCTTTGTGGCCGCCTTCCCACTCGCCCCACTCTTTGCAATCCTCAACAACTGGCTGGAAATTCGGCTGGACGCCCAGAAGTTTGTCTGCGAGTTGCGGCGACCGGTGGCCGAGCGAGCCCAGGACATTGGTGTTTGGTTTGACATCTTGGACATCACAGCACAGATTGCGGTCATTAGTAAT GCATTCCTCATAGCGTTTACATCAGAATTTCTTCCCAAGCTGCTGTATCAGTACCAATATAACTTCAGTCTCGATGGCTATGTGAACTTCACCCTCGCCTACGCACCCAAGAATGCATCAGAGGCACCGTGcag ATATACCGATTATCGCGACGATGAGGGCAACACCACCATCTTCTACTGGCAGCTTCTGTGTGTCAAGCTCGGCTTCGTCATCCTCTTTGAG CATTTTGTATTTGGGGTCTCGCGGTTCATCGACTTCGTCGTGCCCGACATCCCAGAAGCGCTGGAGGTGAAGATAAAGCGGGAGGCCTACATGGGCAAACAAGCGTTGCAGGAATTCCAG CAGTAG